GCCCGGAGTCGACGGCCCCGTGGATCTCGAGGTATTCGCCGATGGCGAAGTCACGGCGCAGGGGATCCAGTTGCTGCGCGAACCAGACACCGGCCTGCGCCGAGGTGAGGGGCAGCGACCCGTGGTCATCAGTGGACATGCGGCAGGCTCTCCTCGGTTTCGTACGACGACGACGCGAGGACCACCTTCCGTGACGATCAACTGCCCCGAAAGTCCCAAGAAATAGCCTCTTGACAGGCCCGCGGGAGGTCACGGCGGTTCCCGGTCACGCGAATCCGTGACACGGCGTCAACGGCGCCCGCGAAGGTGATGTGAGGGCGCGGCACGGGGAGTTCGGCAAGCGGCCGCGGCCTCGCGGTCCTGCGATCGGTCGTCCCTCACGGCCACCGCGAGGTCGACCGCCACGTGTCCTGGAACGGCGGCGACAGCGCCGGGCCTTCCCGCAGCGCCGTGGTCGCCGCCCGTGCCCACCTGGTCGCCGAACCGGAGAAGGAGCAGGCGGCCAGCCGTCTCACTACCAGCCGCGGTTCACCACAGGCGGGCCGGTCACCGGCACCGCGGAAGACCTGCAGGCGGCCGAGGAACTGCTGCGCGCCGCGTTCCCGCCGCTGCCGGGAGACGGCGCCGGCGGGCCGGCCATCCGGTCCGCGGCGGTGGAGCGGCAGCGCCTCGCTGCGAAATCCGACAGCGGACCGGCCGACTGAAAACATGCTGCGCACCGGCGGCGACCGGGAGTACCTGAGCTCCCCGGCCGTACGGGAATCCGGTGAGCGCACCGGTCGCTACGGGCGCGGTACCGGCACGCTGTTCCTCGGCGCCGACGGGGAGTCCCGCATCAGCGCCGAGGAACTGGCGGTGGCGGTGCTGGACGTGTTGCGGACCGGCCACCGACCGGCACTTCACCGTCGTCCATGCCACCGGATGAGCTAGTCGACGTTCACCGGACCGTTGTCCGACGGCCGCTCCTTGCCCGAGCGCAGCTGCAGCAGCCCCTGGGAGCCGGTGTTGCTGTCCGCCTTGGTGTTCTTGTCCTGGCCGCTCATGTTCTGCCGCACCGAGTCGAGGATCGTCAGGCCCTGGGACACCAGGCCGGCGGCGATCTCGCCGAGGCCGTCCGCGCCGTTCAGGACGTTGACCTGGGCGCCCGCGAGGCCGCCCGCCGCCTCCTTCACGATCTGCGGCAGCTGGTCGATCAGCATCCGGTCCAGCGCCACCCGGTCGTACGAGGCCGCCGCCTCCGCCTGGATCTTCATGCGCTGAGCCTCGGCGGCCGCGAGGATCCGCACCCGCTCGGCCTCGGCCTCGGCCGGCTTGACGACCTCGGCGACCAGCTGCTGCTGACGCAGCTCCGCCTGGCGCTCGGCCAGTTCCGTCTGGGCGGCCAGCACCTCCTGCTGGGCGTGGGCCTGGGCCAGCGGCCCCGCCTGTGCGGCCTCCGCCTGGGCGCGGTCCACCTCGGCCGAGTACTCAGCCTTGACGATCGCGGTCTGTCGGGCGTACTCGGCCTGCTTCCGGGCCGCCGCCTGCTCCGCTTCGACTGCGGCCTGGGTGGCCTGGGCCTGGGCGATCTGGGCCTGCCGCTGGATCGCCGCCTTGTGCGGGGCCGACATCGCGTCGATGTAACCGGTGTCGCCGTCGTCGATCGACTGGATCTGCAGGGAGTCGACGATCAGGCCGATCGTCGCCATCTCCGTCTTGGAGGTGTCCAGCACCTCGGCGGCGAGCTTCTGGCGCTCGGTGACGATCTCCTCGACCGTCATGGAGCCGATGATGGCGCGCAGGTGCCCGGCGAAGATCCGGCCGGTGAGCACCGACATCTGCTCCTGGTCGGAGAGGAACCGCTGACCGGCGTTGATGATGCTCTCGGGGTCGTTGCCGACCTTGAAGGCGATGACCGCGCGGACGTGCAGGGAGATGCCCTGCTTGGTCACACAGGTCTCGGTGACCTCGGACTCGCACATCGACAAGGTGAGGAAGCGGACCTTGCGAAAGACCGGGAGCACGAACTTCCCGTGCCCCGTGACCACTCGGAACGGCGCGCCCCCCAGTCCCCGCCGGCCCCCCGAGATCAACATCGCCTCGTCGGGAGCGGGAACGCGGTATCCGAACATGCTGTACTCCTCAGCTTGCGCCGGCGGCCTCTCCGCCCAGCGCTTCCAATGGATCCACCCACTCGATGACGCCGACCTTCCGGCATCCCCGCGATTCGATCACGAGGACCGTCGCGCCCGCGGGCAGGGGGTCCTCGGACCAGGCCAGAAAGGTCTCGGAGCCGCCTCGGACCCGCACCAGTACCTCTCCGGGGCCCGCGGATCCCCGCGTCCCGATGAGCACCTTTCCCGTGCAGCCGATCACGGCGTCGTCCTGCGGCATCACCGGCCGTCCTCCTCGTCCAGACCTCAGAATTCAGACGATAGACCCAGCGGAGCCGCGACCCAACGGGTGGGCGGGCGTGAGGCGTTCCCGTCCCCGCCAGGCGCAAGTCAGGCCGGGCGCTACGCACGCAAAGGTCGCCCGACGCGTGTCCAGTGCTGTGACCGCGAAGGTTCACCGGGTTCACCGGCCGCCGCGACCGCTGGACTGGTTGGATTACGGCCGACAATGAGGTGTTCGGTCCGGGGGCGTGCAAGGTTCCCCCGCGATCCTGCGTCGGGAGGGCACATGCAGCGCGGCGAGGTCTGGTTGGCGGACTTTGACGAGCGGCGGCCGGTAGTACTGCTGTCAGGAGACGAAGCGTCCGGGTTCCTGGCGATGCAGGTCGTCGCTCCCGCGGGGACGGAGATCAGCGGTGTGGCCGTCGAGGTGGCCGTGGGGGCGTCCGATGGGCTGCCTCTCGAGGGCGTCCTCCGAGTGGCGCTGCCACGTCCCGGTCTCGTCCCGTGCACTTGGCTGGTCACGCTGGCCCGGGAAGATCTGACCGAGCAGGTGGGAGTCTTGTCGTCAGCGAAGCTCGGCGAGATCGAGGATGCCCTCCGTGCCGGTGGACTCGAGCAGGTCTCACTTTCCGGAGGCCGGGGGAGGAGCGGACCCCTCTGACAGCCGTAGGCGTGGTTGTTCCGGGGTGGCTGCGCCC
Above is a genomic segment from Streptomyces collinus Tu 365 containing:
- a CDS encoding type II toxin-antitoxin system PemK/MazF family toxin, whose translation is MQRGEVWLADFDERRPVVLLSGDEASGFLAMQVVAPAGTEISGVAVEVAVGASDGLPLEGVLRVALPRPGLVPCTWLVTLAREDLTEQVGVLSSAKLGEIEDALRAGGLEQVSLSGGRGRSGPL
- a CDS encoding flotillin family protein, giving the protein MFGYRVPAPDEAMLISGGRRGLGGAPFRVVTGHGKFVLPVFRKVRFLTLSMCESEVTETCVTKQGISLHVRAVIAFKVGNDPESIINAGQRFLSDQEQMSVLTGRIFAGHLRAIIGSMTVEEIVTERQKLAAEVLDTSKTEMATIGLIVDSLQIQSIDDGDTGYIDAMSAPHKAAIQRQAQIAQAQATQAAVEAEQAAARKQAEYARQTAIVKAEYSAEVDRAQAEAAQAGPLAQAHAQQEVLAAQTELAERQAELRQQQLVAEVVKPAEAEAERVRILAAAEAQRMKIQAEAAASYDRVALDRMLIDQLPQIVKEAAGGLAGAQVNVLNGADGLGEIAAGLVSQGLTILDSVRQNMSGQDKNTKADSNTGSQGLLQLRSGKERPSDNGPVNVD